Proteins from a genomic interval of Blastopirellula retiformator:
- the dcd gene encoding dCTP deaminase yields the protein MILSGNEIRSRLGTDIQIDPYDDDRVNPNSYNLTLHEELMVYEEIVLDMKKPHRVRRLRIPEEGVVLSPNQLYLGRTVERTETHNLVPMIEGRSSVGRLGLFVHVTAGFGDVGFNGFWTLEMFAVQPIRIYAGVPICQIFYHEITGDIKEYVSNKYQNNTGIQPSLLFKELNPNAEKEDPQLPLNFGFPPK from the coding sequence ATGATCCTTTCAGGGAATGAGATTCGATCACGTCTTGGTACGGACATTCAGATTGATCCGTATGACGACGATCGAGTAAATCCAAACAGCTACAACCTGACGCTCCACGAGGAGCTGATGGTGTACGAAGAGATCGTGCTCGACATGAAAAAGCCGCATCGGGTACGGCGACTGCGGATTCCGGAAGAAGGGGTCGTCCTTTCGCCGAATCAGCTTTACCTGGGGCGAACCGTCGAGCGAACCGAAACGCACAATCTGGTCCCGATGATCGAAGGCCGCTCGTCAGTCGGGCGACTCGGGCTATTCGTCCACGTCACCGCCGGCTTTGGCGATGTCGGCTTTAACGGCTTTTGGACGCTCGAAATGTTCGCCGTTCAACCGATCCGCATCTACGCCGGCGTCCCCATCTGCCAGATCTTCTATCACGAGATCACCGGGGACATCAAGGAATACGTCAGCAACAAATACCAGAACAACACCGGCATCCAGCCGAGCCTGCTGTTCAAAGAGCTGAATCCCAATGCCGAAAAAGAAGACCCGCAACTGCCGCTGAACTTTGGCTTCCCGCCGAAGTAA
- a CDS encoding ATP-binding protein: MANTPADDLLARLAGKQGSSDQGNDPWSDLAASAPAHEPVQQYESVGADEKLDSLLDRLNKMAKGDRAEAAPSPTSAPTAHEPEDDEPLDSYIPREPTTAREAGLTDTEIEALALKYLVSRGEASGRQISDQLKLPFLILEEQLRKMKYDQLVVYKDTTVANDYVYYPTDLGRERGKRYSEHCTYFGAAPVTLKDYIESVKAQSLEKQHPSIDDLRRAFEDLLINPDMFRRLGPAINSGRGLFLYGSPGNGKTSIAERVTRSFGQHIWIPRAIGLDGEILRLFDPSNHEEAPLPEENGLLHSAKLDRRWVRIKRPTIIVGGELTMENLEITFNTATGISEAPVQLKSNCGTLVIDDFGRQRMRTDELLNRWIVPLEKRYDYLNMANGKKLQVPFDQLVIFSTNLEPKDLCDDAFLRRIPYKIEVADPSEGEFRQLFKIMCPLMGFEHRPDVIDYVVKTHYETVNRPYRCCQPRDLLQQVRNLCLFEKEPLELSKERFDAAVENYFAVM, encoded by the coding sequence ATGGCGAATACCCCGGCGGACGACCTACTAGCGCGACTCGCAGGCAAACAAGGTTCCTCGGACCAGGGAAACGACCCCTGGTCGGACTTGGCGGCCTCGGCGCCAGCCCATGAACCGGTACAACAGTACGAATCGGTTGGCGCGGACGAGAAGCTCGACTCGCTGCTAGATCGCTTGAACAAAATGGCGAAAGGGGATCGCGCCGAAGCGGCCCCCTCGCCGACAAGTGCGCCCACGGCTCACGAACCGGAAGATGACGAGCCGCTCGACTCGTACATCCCGCGCGAGCCAACCACCGCCCGAGAAGCGGGGCTAACCGATACCGAGATCGAAGCGCTGGCGCTGAAGTACCTGGTTTCGCGCGGCGAAGCGAGCGGTCGCCAGATTTCCGATCAATTGAAGCTGCCGTTTCTGATTCTGGAAGAGCAGCTGCGAAAGATGAAGTACGACCAGTTGGTCGTCTACAAAGACACGACGGTCGCCAACGACTACGTCTACTACCCGACCGATCTCGGCCGAGAGCGAGGCAAACGCTACTCCGAGCACTGCACCTACTTTGGCGCAGCGCCGGTGACGCTGAAGGATTACATCGAGAGCGTCAAAGCGCAGTCGCTCGAAAAGCAACATCCCAGCATCGACGATCTCCGCCGGGCGTTTGAAGATCTGTTGATCAATCCCGATATGTTCCGCCGCTTGGGGCCGGCCATCAACAGCGGCCGCGGTCTGTTCCTGTATGGCTCGCCGGGTAACGGCAAGACGAGTATCGCCGAGCGGGTCACTCGCTCTTTCGGCCAACACATCTGGATTCCGCGGGCGATCGGCCTGGATGGCGAAATCTTGCGGCTATTCGATCCGAGCAATCACGAAGAGGCGCCGCTGCCTGAAGAGAACGGTTTGCTGCATAGCGCGAAACTCGATCGCCGCTGGGTCCGCATCAAACGCCCTACGATCATCGTCGGTGGTGAATTGACGATGGAGAATCTCGAAATCACGTTCAACACCGCGACCGGCATCAGCGAAGCTCCGGTCCAGCTGAAAAGTAATTGCGGCACGCTGGTGATCGACGACTTTGGTCGTCAACGGATGCGGACCGACGAACTGCTCAATCGCTGGATCGTGCCGCTGGAAAAGCGCTACGACTACTTGAACATGGCCAACGGTAAAAAGCTCCAGGTGCCGTTCGATCAGCTCGTGATCTTCTCGACCAACTTGGAGCCGAAAGATCTGTGCGACGACGCGTTTTTGCGGCGTATTCCGTACAAGATTGAAGTCGCCGATCCGTCCGAAGGGGAATTCCGCCAACTGTTCAAGATCATGTGCCCGTTGATGGGCTTTGAGCATCGCCCCGACGTGATCGACTACGTCGTGAAGACGCACTACGAAACGGTCAACCGCCCCTATCGCTGTTGCCAACCGCGCGACTTGCTGCAACAGGTTCGCAATCTCTGCCTGTTCGAGAAAGAACCGCTCGAACTGTCGAAAGAGCGGTTCGACGCTGCGGTCGAGAACTACTTCGCGGTGATGTAG
- a CDS encoding sulfatase-like hydrolase/transferase, which produces MRKLLALALLLVSPALLLADQQLPNIVWISSEDNGPHLGCYGDKYADTPNLDALAAKGMKYLHCWSNAPVCAPARTTIISGIFPPAIGGQHMRSESVLPAAFKMFPVYLRQRGYYCTNNSKEDYNLKRTGKVWDQSNGKAHWRGRQEGQPFFSVFNFTVSHESKIRSRPHTAVHDPAEAPVPSYHPDRPEVRQDWAQYYDNLTTMDKQAGRILKQLDEEGLAEDTIVLYWGDHGSGMPRSKRTPLNSGLQVPLIVHVPEKWKALAPSEYQVGGDSERLVSFIDLAPTMLSLAGVKVPDWMQGVPFMGKQEKPAKPYMYGFRGRMDERYDLVRSCSDGRYVYVRNFLPYKPHGQILWYQMETPTTRIWHEMFLNGEANPVQSAFWQPRQPEELYDLQSDKDEVVNLAGNPEHAETLKKMRTVIHDWQLEIRDLGFLPEGEIHSRSEGSSPYEMGHDPAKYPLKKIQAAAEMASMKQADNLPALQKDLQADDSAIRFWGALGVLMLGQTAADKTTDQLQTLLQDKAYGPRVVAAETLAQYGSPEDREKSLQVLIDSANIADSGVYSAMFALNAIDELSEIADPLKPQLKELPTKAKDVPGRVSSYCGRLVGHILGD; this is translated from the coding sequence ATGCGCAAACTGCTCGCTCTCGCCCTCCTACTCGTCTCGCCCGCCTTGTTGTTGGCGGATCAACAACTGCCGAACATCGTCTGGATTTCGAGCGAAGACAATGGTCCGCACCTGGGTTGCTACGGCGACAAGTACGCCGACACGCCCAATCTAGACGCTTTGGCCGCCAAGGGGATGAAGTACCTCCACTGTTGGTCGAACGCGCCGGTTTGCGCCCCGGCTCGCACGACGATCATCTCGGGCATTTTTCCCCCGGCCATCGGCGGACAGCACATGCGAAGCGAGAGCGTGTTGCCGGCGGCGTTCAAGATGTTTCCGGTCTATCTGCGACAGCGGGGATATTACTGCACCAACAACAGCAAAGAAGATTACAACCTGAAGAGGACCGGCAAGGTCTGGGATCAATCCAACGGCAAGGCGCACTGGCGCGGCCGCCAGGAAGGACAGCCCTTTTTCTCGGTCTTCAATTTCACCGTCAGCCACGAAAGCAAGATTCGGAGTCGCCCGCATACCGCGGTGCACGATCCTGCCGAAGCGCCGGTGCCGTCGTACCATCCTGATCGCCCTGAAGTTCGCCAAGACTGGGCGCAGTACTACGACAACCTGACGACGATGGACAAGCAAGCGGGTCGCATCCTGAAGCAGCTAGACGAAGAAGGCTTGGCCGAAGATACGATCGTCCTCTACTGGGGCGACCATGGTAGCGGCATGCCCCGCAGCAAACGAACGCCGCTCAATTCCGGCTTGCAGGTGCCGCTGATCGTGCATGTGCCCGAGAAATGGAAAGCCCTGGCGCCCAGCGAATACCAGGTCGGCGGCGACTCTGAGCGACTGGTCAGCTTTATCGACCTGGCGCCGACGATGCTCAGCCTGGCCGGCGTCAAAGTGCCCGACTGGATGCAGGGCGTCCCTTTCATGGGCAAGCAAGAGAAGCCGGCCAAGCCGTACATGTATGGTTTCCGCGGGCGAATGGACGAACGATACGATCTGGTCCGCTCGTGCAGCGACGGCCGGTACGTCTACGTCCGCAATTTCCTGCCGTACAAGCCGCATGGGCAGATCTTGTGGTACCAGATGGAAACGCCGACCACCCGCATCTGGCACGAAATGTTCCTCAATGGAGAAGCCAACCCGGTGCAGTCCGCCTTCTGGCAACCGCGTCAGCCGGAAGAGTTGTATGACCTGCAGAGCGACAAAGACGAAGTCGTCAATCTGGCCGGCAATCCGGAGCATGCCGAAACGCTGAAAAAGATGCGCACCGTGATCCATGATTGGCAGCTTGAAATCCGCGATCTCGGCTTTCTGCCGGAAGGAGAAATCCACTCCCGCAGCGAAGGGTCTTCGCCCTACGAAATGGGACACGATCCCGCCAAGTACCCCCTGAAAAAGATCCAGGCCGCCGCCGAGATGGCGTCGATGAAGCAGGCCGACAACCTGCCGGCCCTGCAAAAGGACCTGCAGGCCGACGATAGCGCCATCCGCTTTTGGGGCGCCTTGGGGGTCTTGATGCTGGGACAAACGGCCGCCGACAAGACGACCGACCAACTGCAAACGCTGCTGCAGGACAAAGCATATGGTCCCCGCGTCGTCGCCGCCGAAACGCTGGCCCAGTATGGTTCGCCTGAGGATCGAGAGAAGTCGCTGCAGGTGTTGATCGATTCGGCCAACATCGCTGACAGCGGCGTCTACTCGGCCATGTTCGCTTTGAACGCGATTGATGAACTGAGTGAGATCGCCGATCCGCTGAAACCGCAACTCAAGGAATTGCCGACCAAGGCCAAGGATGTGCCGGGGCGAGTGTCGTCGTATTGCGGTCGTTTGGTTGGACATATTCTGGGCGATTGA
- a CDS encoding multiheme c-type cytochrome, with product MSSRLSIFRRIPLIAIPFLVALLLGSLALADWYWAIPTTRQATYVGRNSCNECHQTEFNDFVGSYHDKAMAPATEETVLANFDDAEFTHFDITSRMFRKDNKFFINTEGPDGKMADFEVKYVFGVDPLQQYMVEIEPPTPGSPAGSIGRVQVLRISWDTNKKAWFYLPPPDVDEKLAPDDPLHWTGVAQNWNHMCADCHSTDLHKNFDLASNSYHTTFSEIDVSCEACHGPGSLHVELANNYSLFWDRNHGYGLKRLKGESNVPQVQACADCHSRRRVVCPTYERGDTYYDQFSNGLIMPQTYYCDGQILDEDYVFGSFLQSKMYHKNIRCTDCHNPHSTQVKFEGNKLCTSCHQHPTAKYDNEAHHFHKMDGTGASCVECHMPETTYMEVDPRRDHSIRVPRPDLSVALDTPNACTKCHLDRAKISDEKRATLKNYGEWMTAARNGDQDVKQALAEVDAWAAEAVKKWYGKDYSKEDPSFAYTLSEAWRENPASFPKLIDLARDQKQPAIVRASAVTQLGAYADQPETARAVKMALADSDPQLRSAATIVAEFLTPQVIPRPELLKLLMNKLDDPTRLVRTDAANALAGTPIEFLRLNGKEAAFEVALGELKQSLLRNADQAGALLALGALSERMGDDVSAEKWYREAVRIQPNLTGPRSNLAELLTRKMAPQRQQFQQLAASGQRDQARAMAEQLAIRDFEIASLREEELENLGRDASQLPNVASVQYRYGLALYQANQLATSEAAIARAAELQPNSVTFLTALVRLQQKREKWAEAKQTIETLRKLRPDDPGLAEVEQEILQQRQPDDQR from the coding sequence ATGTCCTCTCGTTTGTCGATCTTCCGCCGAATTCCCCTGATCGCGATTCCCTTTCTGGTCGCTCTGCTACTGGGAAGTTTGGCGCTGGCCGATTGGTATTGGGCGATTCCGACCACCCGCCAAGCGACCTATGTCGGACGCAACTCGTGCAACGAATGTCACCAGACCGAGTTCAACGACTTTGTCGGCTCGTACCACGACAAGGCGATGGCCCCAGCGACCGAAGAGACGGTGCTGGCCAATTTTGACGATGCCGAGTTTACCCACTTCGACATCACCTCGCGGATGTTCCGCAAAGACAACAAGTTCTTCATCAACACCGAAGGCCCCGACGGCAAAATGGCCGACTTCGAGGTGAAGTACGTCTTTGGCGTCGATCCGCTGCAGCAATACATGGTCGAAATCGAACCGCCGACGCCTGGCTCTCCCGCCGGCTCGATCGGGCGCGTTCAAGTGCTGCGGATCTCGTGGGATACGAATAAGAAGGCATGGTTCTATCTGCCGCCTCCGGATGTCGACGAGAAACTGGCGCCCGACGATCCGCTCCACTGGACCGGCGTCGCCCAAAACTGGAACCACATGTGCGCCGACTGCCACTCGACCGATCTGCACAAAAACTTCGACCTGGCGAGTAACAGCTATCACACGACCTTCTCGGAGATCGACGTCAGCTGCGAAGCGTGTCACGGTCCCGGTAGCCTGCATGTCGAGCTGGCCAACAACTACTCGCTCTTTTGGGATCGCAATCATGGCTACGGCCTGAAGCGGCTCAAAGGCGAAAGCAACGTGCCGCAGGTGCAAGCTTGCGCCGATTGCCATTCGCGGCGCCGGGTCGTTTGCCCCACCTACGAGCGCGGCGACACCTATTACGATCAATTCTCGAACGGACTGATCATGCCGCAGACCTACTATTGCGATGGCCAGATCCTGGACGAGGATTACGTCTTCGGTTCGTTCCTGCAAAGCAAGATGTACCACAAGAACATCCGCTGCACCGACTGCCACAATCCCCACTCGACCCAGGTAAAGTTTGAAGGGAACAAGCTGTGCACTTCGTGCCATCAGCATCCCACCGCCAAGTACGACAACGAGGCGCATCACTTCCACAAGATGGACGGGACCGGCGCCTCGTGCGTCGAGTGTCACATGCCCGAGACGACTTACATGGAAGTCGACCCGCGGCGTGATCACAGCATTCGCGTTCCGCGGCCGGACTTGTCGGTCGCGCTCGATACGCCCAACGCCTGCACCAAGTGCCATCTCGACCGAGCGAAGATCTCCGACGAGAAACGCGCCACCTTGAAAAACTATGGCGAGTGGATGACCGCCGCCCGCAATGGCGATCAAGACGTGAAACAGGCGCTGGCCGAAGTCGACGCCTGGGCGGCCGAAGCGGTAAAAAAGTGGTACGGCAAAGATTACTCGAAAGAAGACCCGAGCTTTGCGTACACGCTGTCGGAAGCGTGGCGCGAAAACCCGGCCAGCTTTCCCAAACTGATCGACCTGGCCCGCGACCAGAAGCAACCGGCGATCGTCCGGGCGAGCGCCGTCACGCAACTGGGCGCCTATGCTGATCAGCCCGAAACGGCCCGCGCCGTCAAAATGGCGCTGGCCGATTCCGATCCACAGTTGCGCAGCGCCGCAACAATTGTCGCCGAGTTCCTGACGCCGCAAGTGATTCCCCGGCCCGAGCTGCTGAAGCTGCTGATGAACAAGCTCGACGATCCGACCCGTTTGGTGCGGACCGACGCCGCCAATGCGCTCGCCGGCACGCCGATCGAGTTCCTGAGGCTCAACGGCAAAGAAGCGGCGTTCGAAGTGGCGCTTGGCGAACTGAAACAGTCGCTCTTGCGTAACGCCGATCAAGCAGGCGCCTTGCTCGCCCTTGGTGCGCTCTCAGAACGAATGGGAGACGACGTCTCGGCGGAGAAATGGTATCGCGAGGCAGTCCGCATTCAGCCGAACCTGACTGGCCCCCGATCGAACCTGGCCGAGCTACTAACCCGCAAGATGGCGCCGCAGCGGCAACAGTTCCAACAACTGGCCGCCAGCGGACAGCGCGACCAGGCCCGCGCCATGGCCGAACAATTGGCGATTCGCGACTTTGAGATCGCCAGTCTCCGTGAGGAAGAGCTTGAGAACCTAGGCCGCGACGCATCGCAGTTGCCCAATGTCGCCTCGGTCCAGTATCGCTACGGCTTGGCCCTTTACCAGGCGAACCAACTTGCGACCTCCGAAGCGGCGATCGCCCGAGCGGCGGAGCTACAGCCCAACTCGGTCACCTTCCTGACGGCGCTCGTTCGCTTGCAGCAGAAACGCGAGAAATGGGCCGAGGCGAAACAAACGATCGAGACGCTGCGCAAGCTGCGCCCCGACGATCCCGGACTGGCCGAGGTGGAGCAAGAAATTCTTCAGCAGCGACAACCGGACGATCAACGTTAG
- the deoC gene encoding deoxyribose-phosphate aldolase: MTRAQVLARIDHTLLAPNATQLQLEDACLLGHHLKTASVCIPSFFTGPCARMLADSPVKTCTVIGFPHGNHPLRAKLHEAEQALVEGAQEIDMVVNISDVKSGHWRHVRKEILQLTQMTHDAGQKIKVIFENCYLSQLEKIKLCQVCNEANVDWVKTSTGFGSSGATPDDVVLMREHSRSKIKAAGGIRDLNSFFQYCQLGADRIGLSRTAAILLEYDARFPSE; this comes from the coding sequence ATGACTCGCGCTCAAGTGCTGGCCCGCATCGACCACACGCTGCTGGCGCCCAACGCCACGCAGCTTCAATTGGAAGACGCCTGTCTGCTGGGACATCATCTGAAAACTGCGTCGGTCTGCATTCCTTCCTTCTTCACCGGCCCCTGCGCCCGGATGTTGGCCGACTCGCCGGTGAAAACTTGCACGGTGATTGGCTTTCCGCATGGCAACCATCCCTTGCGGGCCAAGCTGCATGAAGCGGAGCAAGCACTGGTCGAAGGCGCCCAAGAGATTGACATGGTCGTCAATATTAGCGACGTCAAAAGCGGGCACTGGCGACACGTTCGCAAAGAGATCCTGCAATTGACGCAGATGACGCACGACGCTGGCCAGAAGATCAAGGTCATCTTCGAGAACTGCTATCTCTCGCAGCTCGAAAAGATCAAGCTATGCCAGGTCTGTAACGAGGCGAACGTTGATTGGGTCAAAACGTCGACCGGTTTCGGCAGCAGCGGCGCGACGCCAGACGATGTGGTCCTGATGCGCGAGCATTCTCGCAGCAAGATCAAAGCGGCCGGCGGAATTCGGGACCTGAATTCCTTTTTTCAGTATTGCCAGTTGGGCGCCGATCGGATCGGGCTGAGCCGTACGGCGGCGATTCTGCTGGAATATGACGCCCGCTTTCCTAGCGAATAA